In the Arachis hypogaea cultivar Tifrunner chromosome 20, arahy.Tifrunner.gnm2.J5K5, whole genome shotgun sequence genome, TATCTTCCAACCCAAGTTGTCAAAATGTTCTTCTTTTCTCCAATGCCCATTAACCAAGAAGCTGTCATCATTTTCAcccttcctctctctcctcctttAATGGTTTAgctttgcactctctctttgagtCTTTTCCccccttcttttttatttatttattatttttttctcttctcaaattttcaatctctctctctctctctctctctctcttctaaagTCTTAACCCTTTCTTGTTCTAGCTCTCTTGTTGAACACACTCTTGTGCTTGGTAGGTTGTGCTGTTAGAGGGTGATGGGCCCTGAAATCCACTGAACAAGTTCTAATGGTGAGGGTCTCTTTACCCCCTCTCAGTGCTTGCTCACCCTTTGCCCAAACTTCTTGCTGTCTCTCATTTTAGGTTCCCCTAACCTCACAAAGATAagttttttagggtgttttgattttatttaactTGATCTCAAGGTCCTAGGCTCCTTAGACTGTTCATTCTCCAAGATTTTCAATCTGAGGTTTTCTGATTGATTATATATGCATGCACTGTGAATGTGTTCTTTGAAAGCTTGCCTCTATAGTTCAAGTTCCCATCTTGAAATTTTCAGTTTTTATAGTCACTGAGCTGAGAAAAGTTGGGTTATGGGAGTGGATTCTCCCTAAGCTTGTGTTGGGCATGGAGTTTGACGGATAAAGACTTGATCTTTGAAGTTGCAATTAGTGGACTCAGCTTCTCATTAAGATGGACAGAGTTATTCAACCTCCTTTGGTAATTTCCTTTTGtgcctttctttttcttctccctttttttGGGTGAATAGTTTGAGTTAAACTATGTTTAAAATTGGGTTGACTTCCCTTTTAAGTTTTGGAACGTCGCAGTTTGTTTGGTCTTTCGTGTAGTGTTACTGGTCCAGTTGTTGAATTTTGCCATGCCTTAATGTGCTGTTTCCAAAGAGCTTCATAAAGAAGTTTTATCCAGAAAGGAGCTTCAACTAATGAGTATTTTTTTCAGGAGGTGTTGATGTTTGAAGATATTTGTTGTTTAATAAGTAGAGATGGTTTGCTGTTGAAAGCCATTATTCACTGCACATTTATTCTGTCCATTTTGCATGTGGATCTCCCTGAAATATGAGTCAACTACAATCTATCTGTGTCATTTTCTTTGAATTGTGGGAAACTGTGGCCATAGGGCTCTTGTCCGTAACAGTTGATGATTGCATTCATTGAATCGTTATGTCACAGTCTGAGTGTTTAGCAAGGGATAAATAATGTTGGacataaatcataaaaaatgagaaGACAATGGAATGAAATGAATAAGTTGTCTTCTCAAAAGGACCAGTCATTTATTGTGCTTTGAGGGCTATGTACCATTGCATATTCTGTACCCTTGGACTTGAAAATTTGCTCTCTTTAGCTGCCTTTTAAGTTATGAATAAATAGTAATTAGGGTGCTCTATCTGCTGCTGCTCAAGTTGTAGTATAGAGGTTGAGACACAGATTATGGCTCATGTTtcagttttcttttattttaaattaaaaggtagCTAAATGGCACTTGTGTCTCAAATGTTTATGTGCAGGTTGATACGACTGCATGTTTATGTCGAGTAGATACGGGGTTGAAAACTGTTGCTGGAGCAAAGAGGTATGTCCCTGGAACAAAGCTGTGCCTTCGACCAGATATTAAACCATCCATTCACCCGACAAGAAACAAGCCAGCTCGTGGTGACAGAAGCCGGAATCAGTCCCCACTACTTCCAGGACTTCCTGATGATCTAGCTATTGCTTGCCTTATCCGGGTCCCAAGGGTTGAACACCGCAAACTTCGGTTAGTCTGCAAAAGATGGTATCGTCTCTTGACTGGTAACTTCTTTTACTCACTCCGCAAGAGTCTTGGGGTTGCAGAAGAGTGGATATATGTCATTAAGAGAGACCGAGATGGGAAAATATCATGGCATGCTTTTGATCCTGTGTACCAACTATGGCAGCCCCTGCCTCCAATTCCTAAGGAATACTCTGGAGCTTTGGGTTTTGGCTGTGCAGTTCTAAGTGGTTGTCACCTGTACTTGTTTGGGGGGAAGGATCCACTGAAGGGGTCAATGAGAAGGGTCATCTTTTATAGTGCTAGGACAAATAAATGGCACCGTGCCCCAGATATGCTTCGCAGGCGGCACTTCTTCGGTTCATGTGTCATAAACAATTGTCTGTATGTGGCTGGTGGAGAGAATGAGGGCGTCCATCGGTCCTTGAGATCAGCTGAAGTTTATGATCCTAATAAGAATCGATGGTCATTTGTTTCAGATATGAGCACTGCAATGGTGCCTTTCATAGGTGTTGTCTATAACGGAAAGTGGTTCCTGAAGGGACTTGGTTCTCATCGGCAGGTTATGAGTGAGGTTTACCAGCCAGACACTGATAGCTGGTATCCTGTTTTTGATGGAATGGTTGCCGGCTGGAGGAACCCGAGCACTACTCTCAATGGACAGTTGTATGCCTTGGACTGCAAGGATGGTTGCAAACTTAGGCTTTACGACGAGATTACCAATTCATGGAGCAAACATATTGACAGTAAAATGCATTTAGGGAACTCGCGTGCTATGGAGGCTGCTGCTCTAGTCCCCCTCAATGGCAAACTTTGTATCATCCGGAACAATATGAGCATTTCTCTGGTGGATGTTTCCAAATTCGAACATTTGAACGGATCTTCCGCCGAACAGTTATGGGAAACTATTGCAGGGAAAGGACAGTTCAGGACTTTAATGACGAATCTGTGGTCTAGCCTTGCTGGGAGAAACAGGCTCAAAAGCCACATAGTTCACTGTCAGGTTCTTCAAGCTTAAGAGGGTTGTATAGTGCTGAAAAATTGAAGACGCGTTTTGGTTACGAGTTACAACATCTGTATAGATGGTATATGTTTGAGAGGCCAGACCAAAGCTTATTACCAGAAATTCAATGGCACAGTCTACCAATAAATTTGATCTCGAATCCCCAGGATCATGTTCAACACAAGAGGTGACAGTGACACATagatgagatgtttattatttaCTAGTTATAGTGCTACAGATATATGGATACGTAGTTGTTACATTTTGAAGATTAAGTCACATGGTTTTTATCATCAGCTTGTGTTGGTGTTGGACGGGGACAGGAATAATGGTTTAGTTAGATTCAGTTTGGTATTCCCATAAAATTGAGGGTGAAAAATTCAAGAGTTAGCTTTCTAGTATAATTTTTCATCTGTGAATTTTCCTCCCTCATTTTCTGTAGTGACAACCAACTGAACATGTTCTTAATATAATATAGAACTGTTGTCATCCTTCACCTTGTTTTTCTACTTGCTTAACTAAGTTGGTGTGAAACTAATATGACTCTATATGCTGTCTTATGATTCAACTGAATTTCTTGTGTAGATTAGACTCACTAATGAGTAATGAAATTTCATAATCTATAATGAAAGGATTTATATAGAACTAATCATGAAAAGCTTGGTAAGAGGATTTGGAATGGAAAAAAGAATGTCTTACAAGTGGGTATCACAAACTCACAATACAGGAAATATAATAATAAGTAAATTACATTGTAATTAACAGATTGCATTTCCGTGTTAATCACGGTTGAATTTGTAACTTCTATGTAAGTGATTAACTCTTTGCATTGTCACTTTACTAATCTCTTCACTTTAGACGAGTTTGATCCCCGAATGAATGTTGCCATTAATTTTGCATCCAGCAATATAGGATCTTG is a window encoding:
- the LOC112782596 gene encoding F-box/kelch-repeat protein At1g55270, with translation MDRVIQPPLVDTTACLCRVDTGLKTVAGAKRYVPGTKLCLRPDIKPSIHPTRNKPARGDRSRNQSPLLPGLPDDLAIACLIRVPRVEHRKLRLVCKRWYRLLTGNFFYSLRKSLGVAEEWIYVIKRDRDGKISWHAFDPVYQLWQPLPPIPKEYSGALGFGCAVLSGCHLYLFGGKDPLKGSMRRVIFYSARTNKWHRAPDMLRRRHFFGSCVINNCLYVAGGENEGVHRSLRSAEVYDPNKNRWSFVSDMSTAMVPFIGVVYNGKWFLKGLGSHRQVMSEVYQPDTDSWYPVFDGMVAGWRNPSTTLNGQLYALDCKDGCKLRLYDEITNSWSKHIDSKMHLGNSRAMEAAALVPLNGKLCIIRNNMSISLVDVSKFEHLNGSSAEQLWETIAGKGQFRTLMTNLWSSLAGRNRLKSHIVHCQVLQA